A stretch of Aerococcaceae bacterium zg-252 DNA encodes these proteins:
- the deoB gene encoding phosphopentomutase — protein MATFNRVHLIVMDSVGIGEAPDAADFGDVGSHTLGNIAKTAGLKLPNMTALGLVNIEPLAGMSPVEQPTGYWTKLEEVSAGKDTMTGHWEIMGLKIEQPFRVFPEGFPKELLDKIEAFSGRKIVCNLPYSGTEVLDDYGKHQMETGDLIVYTSADSVLQIAAHEEIIPLEELYRICEYCRSITLEEPYMLGRIIARPYVGEPGNFQRTSNRHDYALSPFEPTTLDALKDAGKDVISIGKISDIFNEQGITASNRTKDNMDGVDKLLTVMAQDFHGLSFTNLVDFDAVYGHRRNPQGYADALEAFDARLPEIYQAMKEDDLLIITADHGNDPTFTGTDHTREYVPILIYSPLFKEPKELEATHFADIAATIADNFEVTSTGLGQSFLAQLK, from the coding sequence ATGGCAACATTTAATCGTGTTCATTTAATCGTAATGGATTCCGTAGGAATTGGAGAAGCACCAGATGCTGCTGATTTTGGTGATGTAGGTTCGCATACATTAGGTAATATTGCTAAAACAGCGGGATTAAAATTACCGAATATGACAGCATTAGGTTTGGTAAATATCGAACCATTAGCCGGTATGTCACCTGTTGAACAGCCAACTGGTTACTGGACAAAATTAGAAGAAGTGTCGGCTGGTAAGGACACAATGACAGGCCATTGGGAAATTATGGGGCTTAAAATTGAACAACCATTTCGTGTGTTTCCAGAGGGCTTTCCAAAAGAATTATTAGACAAAATCGAGGCTTTTTCAGGACGTAAAATTGTATGTAATTTACCATATTCTGGTACGGAAGTATTAGATGATTATGGTAAACATCAAATGGAAACTGGCGATTTAATCGTTTATACTTCTGCCGACTCTGTTTTACAAATAGCAGCACATGAAGAGATTATTCCATTAGAAGAATTATATCGTATCTGTGAATATTGTCGTTCTATTACTTTAGAAGAACCGTATATGTTAGGTCGTATTATCGCTCGCCCTTATGTTGGTGAACCTGGTAATTTCCAACGCACATCAAATCGTCATGACTATGCGTTAAGCCCATTTGAGCCAACTACTTTAGATGCGTTAAAAGATGCTGGTAAAGATGTCATTTCGATTGGGAAAATTTCAGATATTTTCAATGAACAAGGAATTACGGCATCAAATCGTACAAAAGATAATATGGACGGTGTCGATAAATTATTGACGGTTATGGCACAAGATTTTCATGGGTTAAGTTTTACGAACTTAGTTGATTTTGATGCAGTATACGGACATCGCCGCAATCCACAAGGATATGCTGATGCGCTAGAAGCATTTGATGCACGCTTACCAGAAATTTATCAAGCGATGAAAGAAGACGATTTATTAATTATTACAGCAGACCATGGAAATGACCCAACTTTTACTGGAACAGATCATACTCGTGAATATGTACCAATCTTAATTTATAGTCCTTTGTTCAAAGAGCCAAAAGAATTAGAAGCAACTCATTTCGCTGATATTGCAGCAACGATTGCTGATAATTTTGAAGTGACATCAACAGGATTAGGACAATCATTCTTAGCACAACTGAAGTAG
- a CDS encoding rRNA pseudouridine synthase — translation MERLQKVMAHAGVDSRRKCEALILEGRVSVNGKVVQELGAKVSSHDVVEVDGVPIYREHPVYVLLYKPKQVISAVSDDKGRAVLLDYLPQYAERIYPVGRLDYDTSGLILLTNDGEFANLLMHPRHQMDKVYVAKVKGIPNIQALRRLERGIILDGRKTSKARAKLLSQNIQTQTAIVELTIHEGWNHQVKRMFEAVGHPVMKLKRERYSFLDLRHLNPGDSRELTAFEVDKLKKMALGAIK, via the coding sequence ATGGAACGATTACAAAAAGTAATGGCGCATGCCGGAGTAGATAGTCGACGTAAATGTGAAGCGTTAATTTTAGAGGGCAGAGTATCTGTAAATGGTAAAGTTGTACAAGAATTAGGTGCAAAAGTGAGTTCACATGATGTCGTTGAAGTAGACGGTGTCCCTATTTATCGTGAGCATCCAGTCTATGTATTATTGTATAAGCCAAAACAAGTTATCAGTGCTGTGTCCGATGATAAAGGACGAGCAGTACTTTTGGATTATTTACCGCAATATGCAGAACGTATTTATCCTGTTGGACGCTTGGATTATGATACGAGTGGTTTGATTTTATTAACGAATGACGGTGAATTTGCAAATCTGTTAATGCACCCAAGACATCAAATGGATAAAGTTTATGTTGCGAAAGTGAAAGGTATTCCAAATATTCAAGCATTACGTCGTCTTGAACGTGGGATTATTTTGGACGGAAGAAAAACGAGTAAGGCACGAGCAAAATTATTGTCACAAAATATTCAAACTCAAACAGCGATTGTGGAGTTGACGATTCATGAGGGTTGGAATCATCAAGTAAAACGCATGTTTGAAGCAGTTGGACACCCTGTGATGAAATTGAAGCGTGAACGCTATTCATTTTTAGATTTACGTCATTTAAACCCTGGAGATTCACGAGAATTAACGGCATTTGAAGTAGATAAATTAAAGAAAATGGCATTAGGTGCCATTAAATAA
- a CDS encoding ACP S-malonyltransferase, with translation MKLAVIYNGQGAHFANMGLDFKDNFTAAKAVFDEATEITNYPIEQWIREDINQLAKTENAQVAIATTSLAIYRAIETELPSIEFMGGLSLGEYSALIASGMLSQAEGLALLKERGRLMSAHCEFIDDAQMAAVIGMPIDEIETLVTKIASYLPLYIANYNSPNQIVIAGTSQAIQTFKQAAKELGYKKVLPLKVEGPFHSPLMREVQAPFANVLQAVAFNSSDISVWSNVTVQPHQLETIKENLVKHLVEPVYWYQTIDKWVKDGLTHVIQIGPGDTLAKLLAGQHSQVKCQIINYVEDVDQLKEFLS, from the coding sequence ATGAAATTAGCCGTAATATATAATGGGCAAGGTGCTCATTTTGCGAATATGGGATTGGATTTTAAAGATAATTTCACAGCTGCAAAAGCAGTATTTGATGAAGCGACTGAAATAACAAATTATCCAATCGAACAATGGATACGAGAAGATATTAATCAATTAGCTAAAACAGAAAATGCACAAGTTGCGATTGCTACAACAAGCTTAGCTATTTATCGAGCCATTGAAACTGAATTGCCGTCAATTGAGTTTATGGGGGGATTGAGTTTAGGTGAATATAGTGCCTTAATCGCAAGTGGAATGCTGAGTCAAGCAGAGGGATTGGCATTATTAAAAGAGCGTGGACGCTTGATGTCAGCTCATTGCGAGTTCATTGATGATGCACAAATGGCAGCTGTCATTGGAATGCCGATTGATGAAATCGAAACTTTGGTCACTAAAATTGCGAGCTACTTGCCATTGTATATTGCTAATTATAATTCACCTAATCAAATCGTTATTGCTGGGACAAGTCAAGCGATACAAACGTTTAAACAAGCTGCAAAAGAATTGGGCTATAAAAAGGTTTTACCTTTGAAAGTAGAAGGACCTTTCCACTCTCCTTTAATGCGTGAAGTGCAAGCCCCTTTTGCGAATGTATTACAAGCAGTGGCATTTAATTCTAGTGACATTTCAGTTTGGAGTAATGTGACGGTGCAGCCACACCAATTAGAAACGATTAAAGAAAATTTAGTGAAGCACTTAGTAGAGCCTGTTTATTGGTATCAAACGATTGACAAATGGGTTAAAGACGGACTAACGCATGTGATTCAAATTGGGCCAGGAGATACTTTGGCAAAATTATTAGCAGGTCAACACTCACAAGTGAAGTGCCAAATTATAAATTATGTTGAAGATGTAGATCAATTAAAAGAATTTTTATCATAG
- a CDS encoding acyl carrier protein, translating into MVFEKIQAIIVDQLGIEAEEVTLTTDFEQDLKADSLDVFQIISEIEDELDITIDTDKNLKTVGDLVNYIESL; encoded by the coding sequence ATGGTATTTGAAAAAATTCAAGCAATTATTGTTGATCAATTAGGAATTGAAGCAGAAGAGGTTACATTAACAACGGATTTTGAGCAAGATTTAAAAGCTGATTCTTTAGATGTTTTTCAAATTATTAGTGAAATTGAAGATGAATTAGATATTACTATTGATACAGACAAAAATCTAAAAACAGTTGGTGACTTAGTTAATTATATCGAAAGCTTATAA
- the fabF gene encoding beta-ketoacyl-ACP synthase II, which translates to MERVVVTGIGTISPIGNNVHDFWQNMKEGNSGIAPITKFDATATGVSVAAEVKDFDPTTVIERKEVRRMDYFSQYGVAAAVEAVNMSGYDIAANAHRVGTLVSSGIGGLVEIENGIRKMIDKGAKRIPPLFVPLTIGNMAAGNISMKLGAKGISLDIVTACASATNSIGEAFLKIKMGFLDACIAGGCEGTINEIGIGGFAALTALSTNSDPKTASRPFDKERDGFVMGEGAGILFLESLSSAKKRGATILAELVGYGANSDAYHMTAPSEDGSGAGEAMKMAMQQAGVTPEDIDYINAHGTSTPTNDSAETKAIKYAFGEAAYKVAISSSKGHFGHLLGAAGGVEAIAVVKALHDGFIPATLGLQNPEEACDLDYVPGSGRKQAIQYALTNSLGFGGHNAVLCFKRWDGE; encoded by the coding sequence ATGGAAAGAGTCGTTGTGACAGGTATTGGAACTATATCACCCATTGGAAATAATGTACATGATTTTTGGCAAAATATGAAAGAGGGAAATTCTGGTATTGCACCAATCACCAAATTTGATGCGACTGCGACCGGAGTGAGTGTAGCAGCAGAAGTAAAAGATTTTGATCCAACTACTGTGATAGAGCGTAAAGAAGTACGACGTATGGATTATTTTTCGCAATATGGAGTAGCAGCAGCTGTAGAAGCTGTCAATATGAGCGGATATGATATTGCTGCAAATGCTCATCGAGTGGGAACTTTAGTGAGTTCTGGAATTGGTGGTTTAGTTGAAATTGAAAATGGTATCCGAAAAATGATTGATAAAGGTGCAAAGCGCATTCCGCCATTATTTGTACCATTGACCATTGGCAATATGGCTGCCGGTAATATTTCGATGAAATTAGGAGCGAAAGGGATTAGTTTAGATATTGTGACGGCTTGTGCTAGTGCCACTAATTCAATAGGTGAAGCCTTTTTGAAAATTAAAATGGGATTTTTAGATGCGTGTATCGCTGGGGGGTGTGAAGGAACGATTAATGAAATTGGCATTGGTGGTTTTGCAGCTTTGACGGCTTTATCGACTAATTCTGACCCTAAAACAGCGTCACGACCATTTGATAAAGAACGTGACGGTTTCGTAATGGGAGAGGGTGCCGGTATTTTATTTTTAGAATCACTTTCGTCAGCTAAAAAACGTGGTGCAACGATTTTAGCAGAATTAGTTGGTTATGGTGCAAATTCTGACGCATACCACATGACAGCTCCGTCAGAAGACGGTAGTGGGGCTGGAGAAGCGATGAAAATGGCAATGCAACAAGCTGGAGTCACACCAGAAGATATTGACTATATCAATGCACATGGTACGTCAACTCCTACAAATGATAGTGCTGAAACCAAGGCGATTAAATATGCTTTTGGAGAGGCTGCCTATAAAGTGGCGATTTCAAGTTCAAAAGGTCATTTTGGACATTTATTAGGAGCAGCCGGTGGGGTAGAAGCTATTGCAGTGGTTAAAGCACTACATGACGGTTTTATACCAGCTACATTAGGCTTACAAAATCCAGAAGAAGCCTGTGATTTAGATTATGTTCCAGGTAGTGGTCGCAAACAAGCGATTCAATATGCGTTGACGAACTCATTGGGATTCGGTGGACATAATGCAGTATTGTGTTTTAAACGTTGGGACGGTGAATAA
- the scpB gene encoding SMC-Scp complex subunit ScpB gives MQLSLKKRVFGILFVAGSEGVSREQLANSLAVSLNEVNDVLAQLQLDLLHDEESPIELVNFNQQYRLITKKELEHDVEQFAQSPYTQQLSRAAIETLAIIAYRQPITRIGIDEIRGVSSSGMLQKLLLRDLIKEVGRVEAPGRPVLYGITPYFMDYFGLTSLDDLPDLEPLLLKAEPVNEALFSTKQWEINLFDEEEVVD, from the coding sequence TTGCAATTATCATTAAAAAAACGTGTATTCGGTATCTTATTTGTTGCTGGGAGTGAAGGTGTAAGTCGTGAGCAGTTGGCGAATTCTTTAGCAGTGTCTTTAAATGAAGTCAATGATGTACTAGCACAGTTACAATTGGATTTGTTGCATGATGAAGAGTCACCGATTGAACTAGTGAATTTCAACCAACAGTATCGTTTAATTACTAAAAAAGAGTTAGAACATGATGTGGAGCAATTTGCTCAATCTCCATATACACAACAATTATCTCGTGCAGCCATTGAAACTTTAGCAATTATTGCCTATCGTCAACCGATTACACGAATTGGCATTGATGAAATTCGTGGTGTATCTTCAAGTGGGATGCTGCAAAAGTTATTATTACGTGATTTAATTAAAGAGGTTGGTCGTGTGGAAGCACCGGGTAGACCGGTATTATATGGGATTACACCGTATTTTATGGATTATTTTGGGTTAACATCATTAGATGATTTACCAGATTTAGAGCCATTATTATTGAAAGCAGAACCTGTTAATGAAGCACTGTTTTCAACTAAGCAGTGGGAAATAAACTTATTTGATGAAGAAGAGGTGGTAGACTAA
- a CDS encoding purine-nucleoside phosphorylase, translating into MFNVTTQYLIGRGIEAPQIALILGSGLGELADEIESPIAIPYEEIPNFPVSTVAGHAGKLIYGTLEGKKVIALQGRFHYYEGYDLQTVTYPVRIFKELGVQTVVVTNAAGGVNEKFSPGDLMIITDHLNITGENPLIGANIEEHGPRFVDMTETYSKRGQQLLKEVAADINVNLQEGVYTWFTGPTYETPAEIRYARAIGGDAVGMSTVPEAIVAKHAGMEVIGISCITNLAAGMQVSLNHEEVMEYSQKAKPQFKKLLRGLISRL; encoded by the coding sequence ATGTTTAACGTTACAACTCAATATTTAATTGGACGTGGTATTGAAGCACCACAAATCGCATTGATTTTAGGTTCTGGTTTAGGTGAATTAGCAGATGAAATTGAATCACCGATTGCAATTCCTTATGAAGAAATTCCGAATTTTCCAGTATCAACCGTAGCGGGTCACGCCGGAAAATTAATTTACGGTACATTAGAAGGTAAAAAAGTTATCGCTTTACAAGGTCGTTTCCATTATTATGAGGGATACGATTTACAAACAGTGACGTATCCAGTTCGTATTTTTAAAGAATTAGGAGTACAAACTGTTGTTGTAACCAATGCAGCTGGGGGTGTGAACGAGAAATTTTCACCGGGGGATTTGATGATTATTACTGACCACTTGAATATTACAGGAGAAAATCCATTAATTGGTGCTAATATTGAAGAGCATGGCCCACGATTTGTTGATATGACCGAAACATATAGTAAACGTGGACAACAATTATTAAAAGAAGTGGCAGCTGATATTAATGTTAACTTGCAAGAGGGTGTTTATACATGGTTTACAGGGCCTACTTATGAAACACCGGCAGAAATTCGATATGCACGTGCTATCGGTGGAGATGCAGTCGGAATGTCAACAGTTCCTGAAGCGATTGTTGCTAAACACGCTGGTATGGAAGTGATTGGTATTTCATGTATTACGAACTTAGCAGCCGGTATGCAAGTAAGTTTAAATCACGAAGAAGTTATGGAATATTCTCAAAAAGCTAAACCACAATTTAAGAAATTATTACGTGGCTTGATTTCAAGATTATAA
- a CDS encoding winged helix-turn-helix transcriptional regulator yields the protein MKEVNILDFETINEVNGYLVRIFNEIMQIEEESLRNSAFMDLTIKEMHTIEAIGLVDLPTSNEVAKKLSVTAGTLSVSIQNLVKKGYVERLNQPNDRRVVRLNLTKKGRLVYRLHHKFHTDMVKDTLTGLEREEAQVLIKGLRNLNQFLDNVKNRMNEG from the coding sequence ATGAAAGAGGTGAATATTTTGGATTTTGAGACCATTAATGAAGTCAATGGATATTTAGTCAGAATATTTAATGAGATTATGCAAATCGAAGAAGAGTCGTTGCGAAATAGTGCATTCATGGATTTAACAATTAAAGAAATGCACACGATTGAAGCGATTGGTTTAGTAGATCTACCGACATCGAATGAAGTAGCGAAAAAACTTAGCGTTACAGCAGGTACTTTATCTGTTTCGATTCAAAACTTGGTTAAAAAAGGATATGTCGAAAGATTAAATCAGCCGAATGACCGTCGTGTTGTACGATTGAATTTAACTAAAAAAGGGCGTCTTGTTTATCGTTTGCATCATAAATTCCATACGGATATGGTAAAAGACACGTTGACAGGTCTTGAAAGAGAAGAAGCACAAGTACTGATTAAAGGATTACGCAATCTAAATCAGTTCTTAGACAATGTCAAAAACAGGATGAATGAAGGATGA
- the fabK gene encoding enoyl-[acyl-carrier-protein] reductase FabK has translation MKTAITTLLNIDYPIIQGAMAWVADADLASAVSNAGGLGVIGTGHDPVEVVKQKVEAIRSKTNKPFAVNIMLLNPHVEEVVDYLVESGVKIITTGAGNPGKYVPRFKEAGIIFIPVVASVALAKRMERIGAAAVVVEGMEAGGHIGKQTTLALVPQVVDAVSVPVIAAGGFGDGRSMAAAFMLGCEAIQVGTRFVVATESNAHDNFKKAIIKASDIDTVVTGQITGHPVRVLRNKLTNEYLAVEKAITSDETPDISRLEIMGRGALRRAVVEGDTETGSMMAGQIAGLIKEEQSCHDIIQDYVNQAKAVFAAKQSYFD, from the coding sequence ATGAAAACAGCAATTACCACATTATTAAATATCGACTATCCGATTATTCAAGGAGCAATGGCATGGGTTGCAGATGCTGACTTAGCGAGTGCAGTATCGAATGCTGGTGGCTTAGGTGTCATTGGAACGGGGCATGACCCGGTCGAAGTCGTGAAACAAAAAGTAGAGGCGATTCGCTCTAAAACAAATAAGCCTTTTGCCGTCAATATTATGCTCTTAAATCCACATGTCGAAGAAGTTGTTGACTATTTAGTTGAATCGGGTGTGAAAATTATTACGACAGGAGCAGGTAATCCTGGTAAATATGTTCCAAGATTTAAAGAGGCAGGAATTATTTTTATTCCAGTCGTTGCATCAGTTGCTTTAGCAAAACGCATGGAACGTATTGGTGCTGCCGCTGTCGTTGTTGAAGGCATGGAAGCAGGGGGACATATCGGTAAGCAAACGACTTTAGCTTTAGTGCCTCAAGTTGTTGATGCTGTATCTGTTCCAGTAATCGCTGCTGGTGGTTTTGGTGACGGTCGCTCTATGGCAGCTGCCTTTATGTTGGGGTGTGAGGCAATTCAAGTGGGAACACGTTTTGTTGTTGCAACAGAATCGAATGCACATGATAACTTTAAAAAAGCGATTATTAAAGCAAGTGATATTGATACAGTAGTAACAGGACAAATTACAGGACACCCTGTCCGTGTATTGAGAAATAAATTGACGAATGAATATTTAGCAGTTGAAAAAGCAATTACGAGTGATGAAACACCCGATATTTCACGATTAGAAATTATGGGACGTGGAGCATTACGTCGTGCAGTTGTGGAGGGTGATACTGAAACTGGCTCTATGATGGCTGGTCAGATTGCCGGATTGATTAAAGAAGAACAATCATGTCACGACATTATTCAAGACTATGTTAATCAAGCAAAAGCTGTTTTTGCTGCGAAACAATCTTATTTTGATTAA
- the accB gene encoding acetyl-CoA carboxylase biotin carboxyl carrier protein: MNYQELLNLIDKLDKSTVAYVEFNQGENRVVLAKENPNQVTREDVVNKPKSTTSNVVTPSNQPMNQEISSPVESVDVGEAVLSPLVGIAYLQPKPDAETFVKIGDTVKKGQVLCIVEAMKLMNDIVSPFDGIVSEILIENETVVEFNQPLFKINTK, encoded by the coding sequence ATGAATTATCAAGAATTACTTAATTTGATTGACAAATTAGACAAATCGACAGTGGCTTATGTTGAATTTAATCAAGGTGAAAATCGGGTTGTCCTTGCTAAAGAGAATCCGAATCAAGTGACACGAGAAGACGTTGTGAATAAACCGAAGTCTACAACATCGAATGTAGTAACACCAAGCAATCAGCCGATGAATCAAGAAATAAGTAGTCCTGTTGAATCAGTAGATGTTGGAGAAGCTGTTTTATCTCCTTTAGTAGGGATTGCTTATTTACAACCAAAACCAGATGCTGAAACATTTGTCAAAATAGGTGACACTGTGAAAAAAGGACAAGTGTTATGTATTGTAGAAGCGATGAAATTAATGAATGATATTGTATCACCATTTGACGGTATCGTATCTGAAATATTAATCGAAAATGAAACGGTTGTAGAATTTAATCAACCATTATTCAAAATAAATACGAAATAG
- a CDS encoding GNAT family N-acetyltransferase, whose protein sequence is MLIRSKHKNEKIVWGLMSYTFDESISSNDQRQLLNTFREEEAFEIFLFRKEEQDNFIGAMVIEEQPAISEEVGDIIVIHRLAVLPSYRNEGIGYQMYLELRALYPTASFQGSIMMSEIVKNWSIKYHESLEETN, encoded by the coding sequence ATGTTAATTCGTTCAAAACATAAAAATGAAAAAATTGTATGGGGGCTAATGTCTTATACATTTGATGAATCTATTTCTTCGAATGACCAAAGACAGTTATTGAATACATTTCGTGAAGAGGAAGCATTTGAAATCTTTTTATTCCGTAAGGAAGAACAGGATAATTTTATCGGTGCTATGGTGATTGAAGAACAACCGGCTATTTCTGAAGAAGTCGGAGATATTATTGTCATCCATCGTTTAGCAGTGCTGCCGTCATATCGCAATGAGGGAATCGGTTATCAGATGTATTTAGAATTGCGAGCATTATATCCTACTGCATCTTTCCAAGGCTCGATTATGATGAGTGAGATTGTTAAAAATTGGTCTATAAAATATCATGAATCGTTGGAAGAAACTAATTAA
- the fabG gene encoding 3-oxoacyl-[acyl-carrier-protein] reductase, with the protein MSLVCLVTGSSRGIGLAIAKNLASQGHQVILNSRSPIQEEVLTQFKDFDQPVGTVIGNIGDFQDAERMVQEIKEQYGQVDVLINNAGITKDGLLMRMSEEDYDAVLQTNLKGAFNMCRHIVPLMLKKRTGTIINMTSVVGITGNAGQVNYAASKAGLIGLTKALAREVAPRSITVNAIAPGFIETDMTDALSDRNKEGMLNQIPLKRFGKVDEIASCVNFLINNRYITGQVLEINGGMNM; encoded by the coding sequence ATGAGTTTAGTATGTTTAGTAACAGGTAGTTCAAGAGGAATTGGTTTAGCGATTGCAAAAAATTTAGCAAGCCAAGGACATCAAGTGATTTTGAATAGTCGTAGTCCGATACAGGAAGAAGTATTAACGCAATTTAAAGATTTTGACCAACCAGTTGGAACAGTAATTGGCAATATTGGAGATTTTCAAGATGCTGAACGAATGGTTCAAGAAATTAAGGAACAATATGGACAAGTCGATGTACTCATAAACAATGCAGGTATTACCAAAGACGGCTTGTTAATGCGTATGTCAGAAGAAGATTATGACGCTGTTTTACAAACCAATTTAAAAGGTGCGTTTAATATGTGCCGACACATTGTGCCATTAATGCTAAAAAAACGGACAGGAACGATTATCAATATGACGAGTGTGGTTGGGATAACTGGAAATGCTGGCCAAGTGAATTATGCTGCTAGTAAGGCTGGATTAATTGGACTAACAAAGGCATTGGCACGTGAAGTAGCACCACGTTCAATTACGGTAAATGCGATTGCACCTGGTTTCATTGAGACCGATATGACGGATGCGTTATCTGACCGAAATAAAGAGGGAATGTTAAATCAAATCCCTTTAAAACGCTTTGGCAAAGTAGATGAAATTGCATCATGTGTGAACTTTTTAATTAATAATCGTTATATCACTGGTCAAGTACTGGAAATTAACGGCGGAATGAATATGTAG
- a CDS encoding segregation/condensation protein A, whose protein sequence is MEMAKEILKLELEAFQGPFDLLLHLIKELKVDINDIPMREITEQYMYYLSSMQELQLDIAGEYLVMAATLLEIKARMLLPIEPSGELESDYEEDPREFLVQQLLLYQQFQDVATALEINEAKRAKLYMRPAEDLSQFEKAIPLEAGAVSLEQLALLMSQALQRQQDREPRQREVEYEPLSVSDKINEIQLLIENTNRRIAFQDLLKIGSRNEIITTFMAILEMVRKQTLVFYQASALAPIEIKRHELE, encoded by the coding sequence ATCGAAATGGCTAAAGAAATTCTTAAACTCGAACTAGAAGCATTTCAAGGGCCTTTCGATTTGCTTTTGCATTTAATTAAAGAATTAAAAGTGGATATTAATGATATTCCGATGCGTGAAATTACGGAGCAGTATATGTATTATTTATCCAGTATGCAGGAATTGCAATTGGATATTGCCGGCGAGTATTTAGTAATGGCTGCAACATTATTGGAAATTAAAGCACGCATGTTATTGCCGATTGAACCGAGTGGTGAGTTAGAGAGTGATTATGAAGAAGACCCACGTGAATTTTTAGTACAACAATTGTTGCTATATCAACAATTTCAAGATGTGGCGACTGCACTCGAGATAAATGAAGCTAAGCGTGCGAAATTATATATGCGTCCAGCAGAAGATTTATCACAGTTTGAAAAGGCGATACCATTAGAGGCTGGTGCTGTGTCATTAGAGCAGTTAGCATTGTTGATGTCGCAAGCTTTGCAACGACAACAAGACCGTGAGCCAAGGCAAAGAGAAGTAGAATATGAGCCATTGTCTGTATCAGATAAGATTAATGAAATTCAGTTGTTGATTGAAAATACGAATCGACGAATTGCTTTTCAAGATTTATTGAAAATTGGTTCACGCAACGAAATTATTACCACCTTTATGGCGATTTTAGAAATGGTTAGAAAACAGACGCTAGTATTTTATCAAGCAAGTGCCTTAGCTCCCATTGAAATCAAGCGGCATGAATTAGAATAG
- a CDS encoding beta-ketoacyl-ACP synthase 3 gives MSQIIKVSSYLPNNSLNNHQLINQYQLDSSDEWIQQRTGIKQRYFSDEEETVANMAIKAAQNLLKDCDASIINKIGLIIVASMSSKLPTPSVANQVQAAIQANNAWGFDINGACAAFVKGIDIAEKFARVYEDTYTLLIGVEKMSDILDFTDRSSCVLFGDGAGAILIHNDASSFTHYRSELYAIGDTMGAIELNRQTDELMSMKGRDVFNFVSRNVIRSLKTFIETDEQASELIICHQANQRLIDLVIKKLSVNPEIVPSNIAQVANLSAASIPVLMHQLNTEHRLRFDGTQHITLCAFGGGLAWGNISLTV, from the coding sequence ATGAGTCAAATTATAAAAGTAAGTAGTTATTTACCCAATAATTCGCTTAATAATCATCAATTAATCAATCAATATCAACTAGACTCAAGTGATGAATGGATTCAACAACGAACTGGAATTAAGCAGCGTTATTTTTCAGATGAAGAGGAAACAGTCGCTAATATGGCGATAAAGGCAGCACAAAATCTTTTAAAGGATTGTGATGCATCAATCATCAATAAAATAGGACTTATCATTGTGGCGTCCATGTCATCTAAACTGCCAACACCAAGTGTTGCAAATCAAGTTCAAGCTGCAATTCAGGCGAATAATGCTTGGGGATTTGATATTAATGGTGCTTGTGCAGCCTTTGTTAAAGGAATAGATATTGCTGAAAAATTTGCACGTGTTTATGAAGATACTTACACACTTCTAATCGGTGTTGAAAAAATGAGTGATATTTTAGACTTTACTGACCGAAGTTCTTGTGTCTTGTTTGGAGACGGAGCAGGTGCAATTTTAATTCATAATGACGCATCATCGTTTACTCATTATCGTAGTGAGCTTTATGCAATCGGCGATACAATGGGTGCGATTGAACTGAATAGACAGACAGATGAACTGATGTCGATGAAAGGTCGAGACGTGTTTAATTTTGTCAGTCGCAATGTGATTCGTTCGTTAAAAACATTTATCGAGACAGATGAACAAGCAAGCGAATTGATTATTTGTCATCAAGCGAATCAACGATTAATTGATTTAGTGATTAAAAAATTATCGGTCAATCCCGAAATAGTGCCGTCAAATATTGCTCAAGTGGCAAATTTATCGGCAGCTAGTATTCCAGTTTTAATGCATCAATTAAATACAGAACATCGATTACGTTTTGACGGAACACAACATATTACGCTCTGTGCATTTGGCGGCGGTCTAGCATGGGGAAATATTAGTTTAACAGTATAA